In Nonomuraea sp. NBC_00507, the following are encoded in one genomic region:
- a CDS encoding glycoside hydrolase family 78 protein codes for MVNPYDLRCEHRRTPGEIAVAAPRLSWRLEGSEDPSAYRIEVRREDGTRVWDSGWVDGRDVWADYGGAPLASFARYSWQVSVQPSGASATSWFGTGVLHADEWDAAWIGHDPDTEPPFEPPTDSREPRSRGTASLPAPRLLRRSLEITRPVVSARVACSARGLYELRVNGQRVGDAELAPGWTDYRYRVPYQVYDVTSLLREGANCVAAILADGWWSGSLGWDKRQAAQRYGRHPQFLAQLVIDHADGSRTVVGTDASWRERTGPFLYADLLMGEYYDARLEITGWDSPGFSDDGWAPCRVVDTSLDVLVPAGAQPVRVTEELAPVEVRDLGGRWIVDLGQNISGRVRITLRDAPPGTRVRIRHGEALDEKGELYTANLRSAEATDVYVARGGAVETYEPRFTVHGFRYAEISGWACEVAGRVLHSDTPPAGEFACSDAQVTRLTSNIRWSQRDNFVSVPTDCPQRDERLGWTADAQVFLPTACFNADVAAFFTNWLADLRHGQLPDGAVPDVVPHVITERHGAPAWGDAATGVPWHLYTVYGDERILRDSLPSMRAWVDYVHRHNPSLVWRQKTGSHYGDWLQAGVTTSREVLATAYFALSASLTARAAEVVGSPEISRYYIQLRDEIGAAFAREFIAPDGRVTGDTQTGYLLALAFDLVPQDLVEASVGHLVADLERRGRRLTTGFAGVALLCPILTRYGHADLAYDLLHDDRYPSWGYSIQRGATTIWERWDGWTEEHGFGPVAMNSFNHYALGSVGAWLYGGVAGLGQESAGFQRPVIRPVPGGRLTWASAAYETPLGRLSSRWEIADGTLTLDVGIPPGAEATVHVPTTAPSSVRGPGHVVAPGVFRTGAGTFRYTAEWEVRCPR; via the coding sequence ATGGTGAACCCGTATGACCTGAGGTGCGAGCACCGCCGTACCCCTGGCGAGATCGCCGTCGCGGCGCCCCGGCTGAGCTGGCGGCTGGAGGGCTCGGAAGACCCGTCCGCGTACCGGATCGAGGTGCGGCGAGAGGACGGCACGCGGGTCTGGGACAGCGGCTGGGTGGACGGCCGGGACGTCTGGGCCGACTACGGCGGCGCGCCGCTGGCCTCGTTCGCCCGCTACAGCTGGCAGGTGTCCGTCCAGCCGTCCGGGGCGAGCGCCACGTCGTGGTTCGGCACCGGGGTGCTGCACGCCGACGAGTGGGACGCCGCGTGGATCGGGCACGACCCGGACACCGAGCCGCCGTTCGAGCCGCCGACCGACTCGCGTGAGCCGCGCAGCCGGGGTACGGCGTCGCTCCCGGCGCCACGGCTGCTGCGCCGGTCGCTGGAGATCACGCGGCCGGTGGTCTCGGCCCGCGTCGCGTGCAGCGCCCGGGGGTTGTACGAGCTGCGGGTGAACGGGCAGCGGGTGGGCGATGCCGAGCTGGCCCCAGGGTGGACCGATTATCGGTACCGCGTGCCGTACCAGGTGTATGACGTCACCTCGCTGCTGCGGGAGGGCGCGAACTGCGTGGCGGCGATCCTGGCCGACGGGTGGTGGTCGGGGAGCCTGGGGTGGGACAAGCGGCAGGCGGCGCAGAGATACGGGCGGCATCCGCAGTTCCTGGCGCAGCTCGTCATCGATCACGCGGACGGCTCGCGTACCGTCGTCGGGACCGACGCGTCGTGGCGGGAGCGCACCGGGCCGTTCCTTTACGCGGACCTGCTGATGGGTGAGTACTACGACGCGCGGCTGGAGATCACGGGCTGGGATTCTCCCGGCTTCTCCGACGACGGCTGGGCGCCGTGCCGGGTCGTGGACACCTCGCTCGACGTGCTCGTCCCGGCCGGGGCGCAGCCGGTGCGGGTGACGGAGGAGCTGGCTCCGGTGGAGGTGCGCGACCTGGGCGGGCGGTGGATCGTCGATCTGGGGCAGAACATCTCCGGGCGGGTACGGATCACGCTACGTGATGCCCCGCCGGGGACGCGGGTGCGGATCCGGCACGGGGAGGCCCTGGACGAGAAGGGCGAGCTGTACACGGCCAACCTGCGTTCGGCCGAGGCGACCGACGTGTACGTGGCTCGCGGGGGCGCCGTCGAGACGTACGAGCCGCGGTTCACCGTGCACGGGTTCCGTTACGCCGAGATCAGCGGGTGGGCGTGCGAGGTGGCCGGGCGGGTGCTGCACTCCGACACGCCTCCCGCAGGGGAGTTCGCCTGCTCCGACGCGCAGGTGACGCGGTTGACGAGCAACATCCGGTGGAGCCAGCGGGACAACTTCGTGTCCGTGCCCACCGACTGCCCGCAGCGTGACGAGCGGCTCGGGTGGACGGCGGACGCCCAGGTCTTCCTGCCCACGGCGTGCTTCAACGCCGACGTGGCGGCGTTCTTCACGAACTGGCTGGCCGATCTGCGGCACGGGCAGTTGCCGGACGGCGCGGTGCCGGACGTCGTGCCGCACGTGATCACCGAGCGACACGGGGCGCCGGCGTGGGGGGATGCGGCGACCGGGGTGCCGTGGCACCTGTACACGGTGTACGGAGATGAGCGGATATTGCGGGACAGCCTGCCGAGCATGCGGGCATGGGTGGACTACGTGCACCGGCACAACCCTTCGCTGGTGTGGCGGCAGAAGACCGGCAGCCACTACGGGGACTGGCTCCAGGCCGGGGTGACGACGTCGCGGGAGGTGCTGGCGACCGCGTACTTCGCGCTCAGCGCGTCGTTGACGGCGCGAGCGGCGGAGGTGGTCGGCTCGCCCGAAATTTCGCGATATTACATCCAGTTGCGGGATGAGATCGGTGCGGCGTTCGCCCGCGAGTTCATCGCGCCCGACGGCCGGGTCACCGGCGACACGCAGACCGGCTACCTGCTGGCCCTGGCGTTCGACCTCGTCCCCCAGGACCTCGTCGAGGCGTCGGTCGGCCACCTCGTCGCCGACCTTGAGCGACGCGGGCGCCGCCTCACGACGGGCTTCGCCGGAGTGGCCCTGCTCTGCCCGATCCTGACCCGGTACGGCCACGCCGACCTGGCCTACGACCTTCTCCATGACGACCGGTACCCGTCGTGGGGGTATTCGATCCAGCGGGGAGCGACCACGATCTGGGAGCGGTGGGACGGGTGGACGGAGGAGCACGGCTTCGGGCCCGTGGCGATGAACTCCTTCAACCACTACGCGCTCGGCTCCGTGGGGGCATGGTTGTACGGCGGGGTCGCGGGTCTGGGACAGGAGTCGGCCGGGTTCCAGCGTCCGGTGATCCGCCCGGTGCCGGGCGGGCGGCTGACGTGGGCCTCGGCGGCCTACGAGACGCCGCTGGGGCGGCTGAGCAGCCGGTGGGAGATCGCGGACGGGACTCTCACGCTGGACGTGGGTATCCCGCCGGGGGCGGAGGCCACCGTCCACGTTCCCACCACCGCGCCGTCATCCGTGCGCGGGCCCGGGCATGTCGTGGCGCCCGGGGTGTTCCGCACGGGTGCGGGGACGTTCCGGTACACGGCGGAATGGGAGGTCAGGTGCCCACGCTGA
- a CDS encoding glycoside hydrolase family 28 protein, with translation MHDPWTYADELKARVTPPEFPDRWFDVTDHGSFGEAIRACHDAGGGHVLVPPGEHHTGAVHLLSNVDLHVADGARVVFSTDPAAYLPAVYTRFSAIECFNYSPFIYAYGQENIAITGSGVLDGSAGPENWWPWVGTPEFGWRPGTPHEEADWAALQRMAADGVPVEERVFGAGHYLRPNMIQPYRCRNVLVEGVTIVRSPMWEIHPVLCENVLVRDVSIFSRGPNNDGCDPESCRSVVISGCTFDVGDDCIAIKAGRGPDGRRVNVPCEDVLIEDCDMRYRYGSVAIGTDTTGGIRNVFVRRCRWGGPGLYFGLYIKTNSVRGGFVENVHVKDVEISELTKEAISIDLYHGDGHTGDEPPVVRDIHVAGIRSDRTRSAYLLRGYPEQPLRGISVSDSTFAHVLRADVASDVENLSITGVSVGT, from the coding sequence ATGCACGACCCCTGGACCTACGCCGACGAGTTGAAGGCGCGGGTGACGCCGCCGGAGTTCCCGGACCGCTGGTTCGACGTCACCGACCACGGCTCCTTCGGCGAGGCCATCCGCGCCTGCCACGACGCCGGAGGCGGGCACGTCCTGGTGCCGCCGGGCGAGCACCACACCGGGGCCGTCCACCTGCTCAGCAACGTCGACCTGCACGTGGCCGACGGGGCGCGCGTCGTGTTCAGCACCGACCCGGCCGCCTACCTGCCCGCCGTCTACACCCGTTTCTCGGCCATCGAGTGCTTCAACTACTCGCCCTTCATCTACGCCTACGGCCAGGAGAACATCGCGATCACCGGCTCGGGCGTGCTGGACGGCAGCGCCGGTCCCGAGAACTGGTGGCCGTGGGTGGGCACGCCCGAGTTCGGCTGGCGGCCCGGCACGCCGCACGAGGAGGCCGACTGGGCCGCACTGCAGCGGATGGCCGCCGACGGCGTACCGGTGGAGGAGCGCGTCTTCGGCGCCGGGCACTACCTGCGGCCCAACATGATCCAGCCCTACCGGTGCCGCAACGTGCTGGTGGAGGGCGTCACGATCGTCCGCTCCCCGATGTGGGAGATCCATCCGGTGCTGTGCGAGAACGTCCTGGTCCGCGATGTCTCGATCTTCTCGCGCGGGCCCAACAACGACGGCTGCGACCCCGAGTCGTGCCGCTCGGTGGTGATCTCGGGGTGCACGTTCGACGTGGGTGACGACTGCATCGCGATCAAGGCAGGCCGCGGGCCGGACGGGCGGCGGGTGAACGTGCCGTGCGAGGACGTGCTGATCGAGGACTGCGACATGCGCTACCGGTACGGGTCGGTCGCGATCGGCACCGACACCACCGGCGGCATACGCAACGTGTTCGTCCGCCGCTGCCGGTGGGGCGGGCCGGGGCTGTATTTCGGGCTCTACATCAAGACGAACTCCGTGCGCGGCGGCTTCGTGGAGAACGTGCACGTCAAGGACGTGGAGATCAGCGAGCTGACCAAGGAGGCGATCTCCATCGACCTCTACCACGGCGACGGCCACACAGGCGACGAGCCGCCCGTGGTGCGCGACATCCACGTGGCGGGGATCCGCAGCGACCGGACGCGCAGCGCCTACCTGCTGCGCGGGTATCCGGAGCAGCCACTGCGCGGGATCTCGGTCTCCGACAGCACGTTCGCACACGTGCTGCGCGCGGACGTGGCCAGCGACGTCGAGAACCTGTCGATCACCGGGGTCAGCGTGGGCACCTGA
- a CDS encoding DUF5605 domain-containing protein — MGMATTALGWHLHEDKRRARTLATLAASPFDRVRMAAFPAVSLEERVAELAAIEVTAELVLAPPATEEHVRDVVGRLSGHENVWWSLAADAALFPEVGEHEWVRLAELVAEEDHGHHPLSISAAQDSPLLWRRIFTHGSVVGASPRQAWVATRDHWKPVHIDQSGYEGDGDEPWQSLTAEEVVDQAWDGALRRRPVTHGEWYADDDGLTWSADGGTLRGAAVERLRLLDGIVGQTPREAVYRDRDAPMLALDGEYYLEFCGEHRFPQREHELPEGRYAVEVIDAWEMTVRSLGVHDGGGTVTVPLPAAEHQAIRVRRVP; from the coding sequence ATGGGCATGGCCACCACCGCGCTCGGGTGGCACCTGCACGAGGACAAGCGCCGCGCGCGGACGCTGGCCACGCTGGCGGCCTCGCCGTTCGACCGGGTGAGGATGGCGGCCTTCCCCGCCGTCTCCCTGGAGGAGCGGGTGGCGGAGCTGGCCGCGATCGAGGTGACGGCCGAGCTCGTGCTCGCGCCGCCGGCCACCGAGGAGCACGTGCGCGACGTGGTCGGACGCCTGTCCGGGCACGAGAACGTCTGGTGGTCGCTGGCCGCGGACGCCGCGCTCTTCCCCGAGGTCGGCGAGCACGAGTGGGTGCGCCTGGCCGAGCTGGTCGCCGAGGAGGACCACGGGCACCACCCGCTGTCGATCTCGGCGGCACAGGATTCGCCGCTGCTGTGGCGGCGGATCTTCACCCACGGCAGCGTCGTGGGGGCGAGCCCGCGTCAGGCGTGGGTGGCCACCCGCGACCACTGGAAGCCGGTGCACATCGACCAGAGCGGCTACGAGGGCGACGGCGACGAGCCGTGGCAGAGCCTCACCGCCGAGGAGGTCGTGGACCAGGCGTGGGACGGCGCGCTGCGGCGGCGGCCGGTCACGCACGGCGAGTGGTACGCCGACGACGACGGGCTGACCTGGTCCGCCGACGGCGGCACGCTGCGCGGGGCGGCGGTCGAGCGGCTGCGCCTGCTGGACGGGATCGTCGGCCAGACGCCGCGGGAGGCCGTCTACCGCGACCGGGACGCGCCGATGCTGGCCCTGGACGGGGAGTACTACCTGGAGTTCTGCGGGGAGCACCGCTTCCCGCAGCGGGAGCACGAGCTTCCTGAGGGCCGGTACGCGGTCGAGGTGATCGACGCCTGGGAGATGACGGTCCGGTCGCTGGGCGTGCACGACGGCGGCGGCACGGTGACCGTGCCGCTGCCGGCGGCCGAGCACCAGGCCATCCGGGTGCGGCGGGTGCCGTGA
- a CDS encoding DUF5060 domain-containing protein, translating into MKHQRSVERWCVHEIELTGPSDGNPFAEVELSARYTYRNRTVEAEGFYDGDGVYRIRFMPDREGSWEFVTRSNVPELDGYTGAFEATPATSRGPVRAVGTRFEYADGTPHLSFGTTCYHWTHDMDRDRERETLRSLAESPFNKIRMCVLPTGQMDPPELPFAGEDKTRYNPVFFRHLEARIADLCAIGVEADVILFHPYDRGRRGLENMGRELDHAYVRYVVARLAAFRNVWWSVANEYDFNRDKTMDDWDDLLRTVKRHDPYERLLSIHNGTRMYEVASVYDFAKPWVTHQSIQHWDATLTTEWVKTGKPVVIDEISYEGDATRRWGNVSAQELVARFWEAMTRGGYAGHGEVYIDSPGRPWIGNGGSLHGQSPPRIAFLRRLMEEGGGFRYLGRRQPAVVNVELPPGADYQVDLVDTWNMTIEAVAGTHRDRVRVGLPGRPYLALRMRRV; encoded by the coding sequence ATGAAGCACCAGCGCTCGGTGGAGCGCTGGTGCGTCCACGAGATCGAGCTGACCGGGCCCTCGGACGGCAACCCGTTCGCCGAGGTGGAGCTGTCGGCCCGCTACACCTACCGCAACCGGACGGTGGAGGCGGAGGGCTTCTACGACGGCGACGGCGTCTACCGGATCCGCTTCATGCCGGACCGGGAGGGTTCCTGGGAGTTCGTCACCCGGAGCAACGTGCCCGAGCTCGACGGCTACACCGGGGCCTTCGAGGCCACTCCGGCGACCTCTCGCGGGCCGGTCCGCGCCGTGGGCACCAGATTCGAGTACGCCGACGGCACGCCCCACCTGTCGTTCGGCACGACCTGCTACCACTGGACGCACGACATGGACCGCGACCGCGAGCGGGAGACGCTGCGGTCGCTGGCCGAGTCGCCGTTCAACAAGATCCGGATGTGCGTGCTGCCGACCGGCCAGATGGACCCGCCGGAGCTGCCGTTCGCCGGCGAGGACAAGACCCGGTACAACCCGGTGTTCTTCCGGCACCTGGAGGCGCGGATCGCCGACCTGTGCGCGATCGGCGTGGAGGCGGACGTGATCCTCTTCCACCCCTACGACCGCGGCCGGCGCGGGCTGGAGAACATGGGGCGCGAGCTCGACCACGCCTACGTCCGGTACGTCGTGGCCCGCCTGGCGGCTTTCCGGAACGTGTGGTGGTCGGTGGCCAACGAGTACGACTTCAACCGCGACAAGACGATGGACGACTGGGACGACCTGCTGCGTACCGTCAAGCGCCATGACCCCTACGAGCGGCTCCTGTCGATCCACAACGGGACTCGCATGTACGAGGTCGCCTCGGTGTACGACTTCGCCAAGCCGTGGGTGACGCACCAGAGCATCCAGCACTGGGACGCCACGCTCACCACGGAGTGGGTCAAGACCGGCAAACCCGTGGTGATCGACGAGATCTCCTACGAGGGCGACGCGACCCGGCGGTGGGGCAACGTGAGCGCGCAGGAGCTGGTCGCGCGCTTCTGGGAGGCCATGACCCGGGGCGGCTACGCCGGGCACGGCGAGGTGTACATCGACTCGCCCGGCCGGCCCTGGATCGGCAACGGCGGGTCCCTGCACGGCCAGAGCCCGCCGCGCATCGCGTTCCTGCGCCGGCTCATGGAGGAGGGCGGCGGGTTCCGATATCTCGGCCGGCGCCAGCCCGCCGTGGTCAACGTGGAACTGCCGCCCGGCGCCGACTACCAGGTGGACCTGGTCGACACCTGGAACATGACGATCGAGGCGGTCGCCGGCACGCACCGCGACCGGGTGCGCGTCGGGCTGCCCGGCCGGCCGTACCTGGCGCTGCGGATGAGGAGGGTCTGA